The nucleotide sequence gtatccagagtcacccatcagattaagggtTGGCTACCTTTCAAGGGttacccgttagattaggcttgactttcggttcagggtcacccgtcagatacaCTTgaccacagcagttgtctttacctgtggcacggtactggcacccttccaactggggttacaggtttgaccccactCAGTTTACtcaggggcatatcggttaagtgagaactcccacagttttagtttcagtcttagtcttcaaaatagaactcaattcagttctacaaaattaggactgtcagatacagtcactcaactatTAGATTTAGTTCCAATACACTCAGTTACAGtgtgcacagtatgttcagtagttacagatcctccatgtatgttaatccagctcttgcatgtcattcagttagttattgttcatgcataaaaacccatgcattcagccttacctcatttagcataccagtgcattccCACATACTGATCGCATAACTATTTCTTgctctatgatgttttatatcatagatttagatgctcaggttcctgaccgcgcttagccagatttagtcagcagtagtagatttagcagtgagtactcatcattcgaggatagtctattatttcatattttcagtagatgtagtagttcaatagatggagttagttggggattgtcccatcaactccacttttagacagtcaaattagaggcttttcagactagatttttcaaatagtatttaagattttagatgttatattttatcaatattctagatgtattgaaccttatggaactACAACCcattattctgcatttatttcagcaTCATTACTCAGTGGTcatagtagatatcagtcatgggttagcttgtggtccctcatgATCATAtgcaccgtgtagcgttcggggtatagactcggggcgttacaaacaaTGACTTAGGACTTCTAAACATTAGACGACTGGCTGAAAACTCATCCAGAATCTTGCGGGGTATTTTACtaagggcattccaaaaccattgtAATCCATTctgtaatgcaatgcaatattttcaaAGGATAAGTTAAGCTATGTGAATATTCATATGTAAAGTCAAGTTTACAATGtgagttgaggttaatgccattaccaagccaaaattTATCAATTTTGGTGAAACTTGTGTCACCCCTTTCAATCACAATAACAATGCACCAACTCAATCCCAAAACCACCAATTAAAGTAATAAtctatttaaaacatggaaaaagtaattcaagtaataacaaccaaaaactctcaacccaatttcaaactcatcatacaaaacacataaatattcaatgaattgatgccataatgtaaaatttaagttaaGGAATCAGAAACACacctaaaatatagaagaatgggAGAAAGATTTTTCATTCCTTCACCGGAAAGATATGTGGCTATTAAAGAATtgaagagaaatcaaagtttggagCCCAAATGATATAAcccttgtaaaacccttgaattttcttagtttgggagttaaagaagaaaCTAATGATGTTTTGATCTTGATAACTAAAGGAAATGGGCCAATTTGgtgttttaaattcatttaagggGTAAATGACAAAAAAGTCCCTCACCccaaatggaaaaaataaaaacttgataaAAAATGCATAGCAGTATGGCACATCGCTCTCTCAGAGATTAGCCTCCTTGACACACTTCTATCGTGGAGTATAAATGGCATGGAACGCTGCTATCATGGACCCCTACTGCCCcagggtcccaaaatgacctcgAACCCTTTTcgaaaattttaattcttttccaatacccttttaacattcctaatcataatttaagtcaaaactTAATGTTACACATAtgggaggatcaaaaataaatttgttaaaatttttacGCGGTCTTACAAGTATCTTATTGACAGtatatgaatatatcataatagtATCTTAGATGGATGAGGAGTGTCATGATACTATGCCAGTCTATAATATATTGAGATGTTATACTAAAAGAGTCTCACTAAAAGATGATGCAATGTCAATATATAGATATACTGAGATGGTACACTCAGAGTGTCTCATTAGAGGATGATATCATGTCAGTATATAGATATACTATGGTGGTATACTGAAGAGTGTCTCGTTGAAGGTTGAAGCAATCCTCCATGATACTATCACAAGATATCGAATACTATGATGTTATCATAAAATATTAGGGAGTGTCTCATCAAAGGACAAAACCATGCAGTATATGAATATATTGTGGTAGTATATTAAGGAATGTCTCATTGAAAGACTAAAGCAGTCCTCCATGACACCATCGTAGTATAATGATATACTATGATAGAATTATAGAGGATTGAGGAGTGTCTTATTAAAGAATGACACTATGTCGGTATATAGATATATTATGATGATCTCACGAAGGTCTCACAGAAGGATTGAAGCTGACATCAGTGATACCATgataatatgtatatgtatatgtatatgtatgtatatatataaatgtatatatatacatacatattgtTGTGGTATCATGACGAACTAAAGAAAACCCCAATGATATCATATAAGTATAGAGATATACTGTGATGGTATCATGTAGATCTCACTGAAGGATTGAAAATACATCAATGATACTATGATAGTATATAGATATACTGTGATGGTATCATCACAGACTAAATAAAATCCCAATGATACCATGTCAGTATATTGatattgtgatggtatcatgAAGATCTGACTAAAGGATTAAAATAAACATCAATGGTACGATGACAGTATATAGATATACTAAAATAGACATCAATAATATAATGACAGTATTTAGACATACTTTGATGTTATTATGGAGGTCTCACTAAAGGATTGAAACAGACATCAATGATATGATGGCAATATATAGATATATCGTGATGGTATTATTACCGACTGCCGCAAACCCAATGATATGATGTcagtatatatatactataatggTATCATGAAGGTCAGGCTAAAGGATTGAAGCACACATTAATGATATCATGGCAGCATAAATATAATGTGATGGTATCATGGAGGTCTCACGAAAGATTGAAGCATACACTAATGATACCATGATAGTATATAGATATAGTTTGATGATATCATACGGACTAAAGTAAACCCAAATAATACCATGTCAGTATAAATATGTTATGATGATATCATGAACGTTTGACGGAATGATTGAATTACAAACATTAATGATACCATGACAATATATAGATATACTGTAATGGTATCATTACGGACTAAAGCAAACCCCAATGATACTATGTCAGTATATACATACTGTGCAAGTATCATGGAGGTTTGACTGAAGATTTAAAATAGACATCAGTGATACATGAAGatacataaatatactatgatggTATCATGAAGGTTTCACTGtggattaaaaaaaaacattaatgaTGCCATTACAGACTGaagcaaatgaaaaaaaaaagcaaaaaaaaagaaataaataaataagaaataataaaagaaccGAAATATGAAAGTAGCTACtggtgaaaaataaagaataatttgatttgaaaaaaatgaatgaagagaagaaaagaaagaaagaaagaaagaaagaaagaaagaaaaaaataagaaataaagaaattgaacaacaaagataaaattgagaaaaaaaatgaaaggaacCAATGaagagaaaagggagaaaaataaaagctgaaaaaaataagtgaaaaaataaatgaataaagaaaaaaacaagaaaaaaagaaaagaaaagaaagaaaaaaaagaagaaaaggattatgaagaaaataaaggagaaaaggattatattaaataaaaatggagTGTGAATTAGATTATGGTgtaaaaatgatatgaaaaaagaaataactgaacagaaaagcataaaaagagggggggggggggggagaaaaaGGGAGGGGGAGAAGGAAGAAGAAgtagagaaataaaaaggaaaggaATTAAGAGGGAGATAAATAACAAAAACTACAAGTAAAGGGAGCATTTTATGTAATTAGTTAGGGAACATTTTTATAAAGGAGTATTTAGTTGTAAATAGTTTACTCCTATGGGGCATGAATGTACTTTATCCTTTCTTAAATTCAATAAATTCATGTGAGATCATGAAGAATTGAGAATATATTGCTAATTtacttgtttaaataataaaaaaagcaaGTTTGAATAATGTTGTTTAGTTATTACAGATAAAGCAAGTAATGTGAAACATCGGTTCCATAGTGgagcaaaaatattttcatatattttggaCTCCTTATGTTGTTCATTATTTGAATCTAGATTTTAAATGTATGTGCCAACCTTTTGATAAATCGTCACATTTTACTAATTGCAAATGGATTTTAGAGTTACTTCGTGAAGTATGTAATTTGAAGAactttttttattgaaatattgtgAATCATGACTTGGCACATgcgatttttcaaaaatattcagATTTATGTTTGAAAGTTGGTGAAAGAAGATTTGCCTCAAACATTATTATGACCTCGTACAATCGTGTTCGTAGAGTGAAATTGTCTTGTAGAGAAGCAGCCACGAGGGTTTGAGAGTAAAGCTCACCCTGACTACGTCTGTAAGTTAAGAAAAGCTCTTTATGGGTTAAAGCAAGCACCGATGGTCATGGataattgtcacgacccgatttacaagtcatgatggcacctactataacccgccagtaggtaagccaataccttaattgaatgaaaacaaaaactCATCTACAATGCAACCTTACCCGATCATCTTCACATCCAAGAAACCAATGCCCTGGGTTGTTTACAGACCAAGAAaacttcaatattgctctttttccgtaatgacaaaagaaattagatgtcattttcttcaatgagctgaaaataatgagaaaatattaggaaaaagttgttggaGAAGTGGGAATTTGATTTGTAAAAGGGAATGTATATAAAAAGGAATTAGTAAGGGTACTATAGTCAATTAACCAATTTTTTACCGTTGAAAGGCTCAGATTTTAAGCTGGAAGCGTGCCGTTTTGCACGTACAATACGCATTTTGCCACATAGGATAGGGGtgtttatttgttcaggttttgaataattaaggtcatatttgtgcactgtcagaGTTTAaaatcaatgttataatttgatgtcaagtttagaatcatatttatgtattatgcctttttcttttgCACCATACTTCGATTATTATatattctctctttttcttttttctttttgttatttagGTTCTCTTCTCTGtataataaatccttttttttctGTCATTTAGGTCATGTTTTCATATTTCAGAATGGAAACTaccatctttttgttttttccagAACTAAAGGtatatgtttttttcatttttcaaaatgaGAAATATAGTACAACAATGTAGTAGATTCTGATACAAAGATCTGACACAAAATTCTGTATAGCATTGACAACTCTATTTATTCACCTCCAATTATTATAGCTCTTAGGTCTACGGAAACAAACTACTTTGGCAGCATGCCAAAGACACCCAATTACAAGTTTACTACGAAACAAACCCGATTTCTGATCGAGTCACGACAAAAAATTGAAGTACAATACACAACAAAAGCGTACAAGACAGGAAAGTCGAAACGGACTACAAGTGAAATGATCAATTCATCTGTAGCTTCGGTAATTAGGAGTATACATACAACTCTCAGCATACTTCACCAAATCTGCAGGTCGAGGGAGACGCGTTGCGACACCTGAGGTATAATTGACCAAATTGTTTTTAAGTTAAACAAGACGAGGAAAAAGGTGGGGAAAAAAGAAAGCAAAGGAAATGCACACACCGAGTTCATATGCTTTGGCTGCAACCCTAGCAGCTATGTGAGCTGAGATTTTTCTGATATCAGCGAAAGGAGGGTATATCATTCCCTTAGCATAATGTTCGTCAGTTACTTGAGCAGCCAAAGCTTCCGCTGTTACATAGAAAATCAACTAGTTTTAGAAAGAGATAAATACCTTTCTGGACTGCCAAAATGATAACGGACAGATGTATCTGTGTTGCATAAAAAAAAAGGGGCAGCCCGGTCGGTGcactgccagaggctgtttccaaggcttgaacccgtgacctcctggtcacatggcagcaactttacccgTTACTCCAAAGCTCCCCTTCGTTTTGCATATTGAgtataaatatgcatatatacacataatcattgtatatattttgtatattttggcTAGAGCCCGTGATTAATTTAGGTTGACGGATAGTGCTGACAATTTATCACATCTAATTGAGAAGATATGAAGACTTCAGTAAAAGAAAATCATCACCCTGTTGTACTTACAAGCTGCTAAAAGCATGTCATCATGCACACGGATTGTACCAGACATGACCAAGCCAAAACCAAATCCAGGGAATATGTAACAGTTATTTGCCTGTATATCGCAAGGATAGAACAAAATCAGGAGCCGTTCCATTCTTAATCGACTACAACACTGAAAAGGTATGCATTCAAAATACCTGGCCAGGAAAGTAGAGTTTCTCATTGTACTCAAAGGAAGGAAATGGACTTCCACTGGCGAAAACAGCACGAcccttcaagaaaaaaaaacaattgaCAAGCCGATCAGTCTCATGAATGGAAGCCGAAATGACGACAAATATAACTATAATTGTTTTCATTAATACTTCATACCTCACTCCAAGTATAAGCTTCTTCAGCAGTACATTCAGCTTGTGAGGTCGGGTTTGAGAGAGCCATAATAAGAGGTctctgaaaaattattttttggtctgtCAGATCATGAAATCAAAAAATTCAGGGGgtaaaaagaaatgaagaaggaAATGGATCACCTCATTCATGGAGGCCATGGCCTCAACTACTTCCTTCGTAAATGTTCTTCCAACTCCAGATGTCCCAATTAAGACGGATGGCTTAACAGCCTAAATTCAAGTTTGAAGCAAAGGAGAGTTCATAAATCATAGAAACAAGGTTTTTAAGATGGAAATCAACTGTGGAGATCTCAACGCACCTTAACAGCATCTAGGAGATTGTTCACAGGTTCGTGTTCATGAGCCCAAGGCTTCTTGAAGGCTTGAAGTGTTCCCTTGCGACCACTAACTATAAGACCCTGTACAGTGTACATGATCACTCATTTAGATGGATTATATGCATTAAAGAACCAAGTGGCGACATCtatcacaaataaaatataagatgAAAACTGAAGAGAGACTAGCTCTTTTGAGAGAGATCATAGATCGTGTATCTTCTCTACCTTTGAGTCCACAAGCCAGATCTTTCTTCGTGTCTCCTCCACGGGAGTGTTTGTCTGCAGGCAACAATATCGAAATTTATTACGTGCAACTAATTAAATCAGAACAAATCTTAGTTCTACAGTTTGTACGAATAAACTAATCTGGTACCTTCTTTGAAATTTCAAGTGCTATGAGTTCTGCAATACCAGTCCCAGCCTGCAATTATAAGGCGAATAACATGAGTCGTTTGGCTTTGCGATTCTTTCTAATAGTTCACGACGTATGTATTGCAACTTTGAGAGTTACACCAGAAGAAACAGAAAACAATTATAATTCCATGGGCGACTTAGTTTCCTTTGGGCAAAGCTGATAAGATGATGGAGTTGAAAGAGATGTGAAGATTCTAATGAAACCATAACCAACACTAAACAAAAGGAGTTTTGAACATCGAAAAAGAGGGTACAGCGGAAGTTGAGGTTTCCCTTTTAAGTCATTCTGGAACCTGTTACCAGGTAAAAACATCTTTACACCATTTAGTTTGTAAAATCTTGTGCGCCGGAAACGCCCAAGTTGGAGTGGCAAATTTatcaaaaagataaaaactaACCTCTCCAGCACCGAGGAACAAGAATGTATGATCACATAATGCACCTCCAAGTAGCTTAAGTGATGCAATAAGCCCTGCAAGGACCACAGAAGCTGTCCCCTGCAATAGAAGAATCGATGATTAGATATCAACATATCATAAGAACAGCTAGAGAGACAAATGTCATACCTGTATATCATCATTGAAGACCAAATGTGTAGTACGATATTTAGCCAACAGCTCAAAAGCATTGTGGTTTGCAAAATCTTCAAACTGAGAATGAAGTTACAAACTTCAGGTTCAGGAATCACAGAGGAAAAAAGTGAAGAAACATTCATTGATATAATATTGGATAAGTTTCAAATTATTGACCTGTATGAGAATTTTTTCACCATAATTTTGCTTCACAGCAGACATGAATTCATGAAGGAAGTCATAATATTCCTGAAAGGAGGGAAAAAATGTAGCAAAAGCAGGTTCAGTAAGAATTCAGACTTCCACATGGTAATCTACAAAAGCGAACAGGCTAAAATTCACCTGCCCAGTTGCTCTATTTTGTCTGAGACCAATGTAGAATTCATCGTTCAGTAACTTCTCATTGTTTGTCCCTACATCAATGGTTATAGGCAAGCACTGCATATACAAGTAAATTGATCACTGAAAATGTTTTCATAGATAAGAATAGGGCACAGAATCAAGGATATACTAATTCACAAATTTTGTTACCGCTGAAGGTCTGACTCCTCCAAGTGCAGTATATAGAGCCAATTTCCCCACAGGTATGCCCATTCCCTGACATGAAAATGAATTGTCATTTGTGTAATACATAGTGGGAAGGAGGAAAGGGACTTTTATATCAATTGAGGGCATCATCACCTGGCAACCAAGGTCCCCAAGTCCCAGAATTCTTTCTCCATCAGTCACGACGATGACCTGGATTGATCTTTCAGGCCAGTTCTTCAATACCTCAAGGATCCTTCCCCTGAAAATAAGATGTTCATACTTTAGTCGAATACCTTCACGTGAAAGCAGCAAAAAAAACTTTAATCACTGTCATACTTTTCTTTCAAACTGATGTATAAACCTTGTGGGCGCTTAAAAAGGCTTCCATATTTTTGACACGCCTCACCAACAGTTGGAGTGTAGACAATTGGAAGTAACTCTTCCACATTATCAATAAGAAGCTTGTAGAACAACCTTTCATTTCGTTCCTGCAAATTACAACCGCACCCAATAGAGGGAAAAGTAAGTGAAAAGGCATGGAAGCAAAGCCGGGATGCACCCCAGCAGACAGTGAAAAACCAGTATCAAGGTATTGCATTCAACTTTCAAATGAAAAATCAGAACCAACACATGTTTCTAAGGATACCTCTAATTCCATCATGGCGACATATTTGTGCAGAGGGAGATCATATTGGCGAATAGACTGCATAAGTTTTTTCTCCTGTTTGACATAACACAAATTAATAAAGTTCTTATAAAGATCATACAAACACACACACGTCTCAAAATTTGAGACACTTCAATAATAACTATGTTTACCTGCAGTTCCTGTGTGGAAACAACAGGAGGCAAAAGGCCTCGCAAGTAATGAGCATCTCTTTCTCTCTCAGTGAAGGCAAGACCTTTGTTGTAACGTGGATCCCTCAACAGGTTGTAGCCACTGTTATGACAAGTCAAAAAGGTAAACATATATTCAAGTTTACGGCAGCATTTTAATATAACAATACGATACAATACAAAAGAtgacaaccatccaaacaagttAATGATCAATAACACACCCTTCACATACTAATTTAGAAAGTAACCTTCCTGAATATTGCAAGTACTAATAATTCATGAACATCTCACCACCATTTAATCAAGAGTAAATCCTACTTCATCCAACTGTAAAAGGCATCAAAATTGTGGAAAGATTATTGGATGTTAACATGTCACATAAACACGAAAAGGAGCTAAAGTACAGAGTTGTTTCCTCCCATATCACCATAAAATGCAGATCCATCTAAAAGACAATTTGCTTGACAGCATTATATCTATTTACATATTCAAGAAAACCactaagaacaaaaaatataatttaatctcAGTGACTTTCCTTGTAAAATAAAATGTTTCTAACAATTAGATTTATGGGCGGATCCAGAGTGTTGTGTGCGAGTTCACAGAAACCCAATAACTTTTGCTTAAACcttgtatatatattaaaatatttactaCATATCTATAAATATTTAAACGTGAACGCAATTATTGTAGGAACCCACAAACTTGAAATCATTGATCCGCCTCTAATTAAACTAACATTAGAATCAAACATTAAAATTCGAAAATTGCAAAATCCAGCACAATGATCAATAGGGAAGAAACTTGCAGCCAAATTGAAGATCGATAACATCTGAAAATGTATAAAAAGATGGAAGCATGAAATAGGATTAGTAAACTAATAATTAATGAGCCAAATTAAGCTAGTGTCCAAACAATTCGGAGTTGATTTCAAACAAAGTGAAGCTGAAGCTTGAACTGTGAAGTATCGAGACAATAACCGCGGAGGCGATGGGGAGAAATTTGGGATGTGCAGaaaccaaaacaacaacaacaacaacaaacacctagtggggtctgggggtaagatgtacgcagtccatacctctagctctgaagaagtagaaaggctatttccgatagactaATAATTTCCacccatttcaatttatttattttagtttcttttagtcgtttttaaaaaaaaaaaaatacctctttTAATACCAcaagatcaaaaaatattttaataaattatacataaatttaatttaaaattacataatttaaaaatatatatttgaattcattattaaaaaactatattacataatttcttaaacacaaatatatattaaaaactttgcctaaatatttttgtttttattaattcataatataattaaaattttattttttctagttgaaaattcaaaacataaaaaaatataatgaatttatttggCACAATCTTTATATTTGATCtgacatatatataatagatttatttgacacataaaaaaataaaattagaaaaacttcaagccaaaatctttttttttttctgaaaaacattactaaagaaaaatgacaagcattagcaaaaaaaaaaaagtataaaaaaaatataataaatttatttggcATAATCTTTATATTTAATTCGACAcacatataataaatttatttaatatttattgtaAGTCAATTCATTACtgagaattaaaattataaaatatatatgtatgtaggTGCATATAGTCGGTCAAAGAAATTGATGATGAAATCAAGTAATTGTGCGATTGATATTTCATAAAAAGAAGTTCATTCCCCTTTATAAGTGGCTTTTCAAGCCCCTCTTGAAATCATTATTAAAATGTACATCAAgcaatttaaaaaattgagaatgaatttttttaaaataaagaaaataaaattagcaAAGCTTCaagctataatttttatttttttatttaaaaaatattacctaagaaaaatgacaaatattagcaaaaaaaaaaaaaaaagtaaaaacccaacaaaaaattattcaaagattaaaaaaaaatagtttaatgTGTCTTCAATCTAGAGAAgaacttgaaaatattaaagagaaagaaaatagagTGGAGCCGGATCCCTTAAACTACATGGAGATAAATAACTTGAAAGGGGGTATTATCAGTGAATAATTAAGCATAGAGGTGGTGATCGGAGAAACTAGTAGTGGTGGGTTATTAAATACGGATTCACAGGAACCAGCAATTCTTGACCAAAACTAATTAAATTTCACAGTAAAAACTCATAGTACAAATCCTAAATCTGCGTCCCATAAGTCCTAGTTCGAAACTTTTGAGCAAGTAGAATATGTACCTAGAAACGGCAATAGTCCAGGGAGTGATGCACTGGTCCTCAGTGGCGCAATCCTCACCGTAGACATCCTCGACTCCACCCGCCGGTATCTGCTCCTTCAATGTGCTCTCCATTTTCTCCTTCTTAATATCCTCTTTATAAATTTACACACAACAATACACTTCTGTCTTCTGAAAGTCTTACAGTTTTGccaactatatatatacacacacttattGGAATGTGAAAGGGAACAGTTGACGGAGTATATCCTTCTAGACTAATATTGTTACTTTTGGCAATAGTTGAATTGAATGTTCCTCCCTCAACGACACCTGCCATTTATATATACAAGTCTACATATTCTATACATATGATGATGAGCTTTGACCAGTAAGAACTATTAACGTATCATTTTGAATATTTAACTGAATTTGGTAAAATACTCTTAAATTCATTGATTACACAAAAATAAGGATAAGGTTgggatttgatattttttttcaaaattttcgcGACCGAAGCTTTAGTGCAATAAATTACTCTTCGTTTCAAATTATCtgtttcaaattttctaatttaatttctcattttacttatcttttttcattaatcaacaaaaaaaaaaaaatcatgttttaccctttgcattaattaattttttttaaaattaaaatataaatatcatttaatagggatactatgataaactaaatatattattaattatttttcttaataaatatgtcatctcaatttagAACGGAGGGAATATGTTTTTTGTTTACCATGCTTATTGGttaggaaaaatctttttggccataataataataaatcttaT is from Capsicum annuum cultivar UCD-10X-F1 chromosome 5, UCD10Xv1.1, whole genome shotgun sequence and encodes:
- the LOC107843507 gene encoding NADP-dependent malic enzyme; protein product: MESTLKEQIPAGGVEDVYGEDCATEDQCITPWTIAVSSGYNLLRDPRYNKGLAFTERERDAHYLRGLLPPVVSTQELQEKKLMQSIRQYDLPLHKYVAMMELEERNERLFYKLLIDNVEELLPIVYTPTVGEACQKYGSLFKRPQGLYISLKEKGRILEVLKNWPERSIQVIVVTDGERILGLGDLGCQGMGIPVGKLALYTALGGVRPSACLPITIDVGTNNEKLLNDEFYIGLRQNRATGQEYYDFLHEFMSAVKQNYGEKILIQFEDFANHNAFELLAKYRTTHLVFNDDIQGTASVVLAGLIASLKLLGGALCDHTFLFLGAGEAGTGIAELIALEISKKTNTPVEETRRKIWLVDSKGLIVSGRKGTLQAFKKPWAHEHEPVNNLLDAVKAVKPSVLIGTSGVGRTFTKEVVEAMASMNERPLIMALSNPTSQAECTAEEAYTWSEGRAVFASGSPFPSFEYNEKLYFPGQANNCYIFPGFGFGLVMSGTIRVHDDMLLAASEALAAQVTDEHYAKGMIYPPFADIRKISAHIAARVAAKAYELGVATRLPRPADLVKYAESCMYTPNYRSYR